A single Cyclopterus lumpus isolate fCycLum1 chromosome 1, fCycLum1.pri, whole genome shotgun sequence DNA region contains:
- the naf1 gene encoding H/ACA ribonucleoprotein complex non-core subunit NAF1 isoform X2 gives MDGHVPEEDGQTVPAQKEEEEMDVTVTSQLENLIVTLVDTEASPSTETPPEGKADVHPDSTAVALSSDGVCETQDCEEEDSDSSSSSSSSSSSSSSSPPARVFEDDDDEGFSQPAPIKTRDEVLLEELPAVEELSVSLPEDAQLQPIGTVSSIIQQLVVIQSLKDTPPLTDDSIIFTSDRLALGKVFEVFGPVSSPLYILRFNSVDQISSKGLTEGQTVYYTPDIKEYTSYILTQQLKVFRGSDASWKNDQEPPMEALDYSDDEKEHDAKKKMKNSRKKRDSNNADNPVHVTQNTSLQQRNVRGFPPRHAGPPLRHQNSRNQHPLFSHSPTPPRHTNVHPMYLPPPCPYPPPPSHFFPPPNFPLYPPPPPSFFNPSFSYPLWPHNSVPFSDLPPPPPPPPQ, from the exons ATGGATGGACATGTCCCCGAGGAGGATGGACAGACTGTACCAGcgcaaaaggaggaggaagagatggatgtTACCGTGACATCGCAGCTAGAGAATCTCATCGTAACACTCGTTGACACGGAGGCATCGCCAAGTACAGAAACCCCTCCAGAGGGAAAAGCAGATGTGCATCCAGACTCGACAGCGGTGGCGCTTTCTTCAGACGGTGTGTGTGAGACGCAGGactgtgaggaagaggacag TGACAgctcttcgtcttcttcttcctcatcttcttcatcctcctcttctccccctgcCCGCGTATTTGAGGATGATGACGACGAGGGTTTCAGCCAACCAGCCCCCATCAaaaccagagatgaagtcctGCTCGAG gaGCTGCCAGCAGTGGAGGAGTTGTCTGTGTCGTTACCAGAAGATGCACAACTGCAACCTATCGGAACGGTCTCCAGTATTATACAGCAGCTTG TTGTGATCCAGTCTCTGAAAGACACACCCCCTCTGACGGATGACAGCATCATCTTTACATCTGATAGGCTGGCTCTTGGCAAG gtgtTTGAGGTATTTGGTCCAGTGTCCAGTCCGCTTTATATTTTGCGTTTTAACTCTGTAGACCAGATAAGCAGCAAGGGGCTGACGGAGGGACAGACGGTTTATTACACACCGGACATCAAAGAGTACACAAGTTACATCCTCACACAACAGCTCAAAGT TTTTAGGGGATCTGATGCATCCTGGAAGAACGACCAAGAACCGCCAATGGAG GCTTTAGATTACAGTGATGATGAGAAGGAACATGACGctaagaagaaaatgaaaaactcTAGGAAGAAGAGGGACAGTAACAATGCAG aTAATCCTGTCCACGTTACCCAGAACACCTCACTGCAGCAGCGTAATGTGAGGGGTTTCCCACCAAGACACGCAGGACCTCCGCTCAGGCACCAGAACTCGAGGAATCAACACCCACTGTTCAGCCATAGCCCCACTCCACCCAGACACACTAATGTCCATCCAATgtacctcccccctccctgcccTTACCCTCCTCCACCGTCCCACTTTTTCCCCCCACCCAACTTCCCtctgtatccccccccccctccctcatttTTCAACCCGTCTTTCTCCTATCCTCTCTGGCCACATAACTCTGTCCCCTTCTCtgacctccctcctccaccccctccccctcctcagtga
- the naf1 gene encoding H/ACA ribonucleoprotein complex non-core subunit NAF1 isoform X1 has protein sequence MLTNMDGHVPEEDGQTVPAQKEEEEMDVTVTSQLENLIVTLVDTEASPSTETPPEGKADVHPDSTAVALSSDGVCETQDCEEEDSDSSSSSSSSSSSSSSSPPARVFEDDDDEGFSQPAPIKTRDEVLLEELPAVEELSVSLPEDAQLQPIGTVSSIIQQLVVIQSLKDTPPLTDDSIIFTSDRLALGKVFEVFGPVSSPLYILRFNSVDQISSKGLTEGQTVYYTPDIKEYTSYILTQQLKVFRGSDASWKNDQEPPMEALDYSDDEKEHDAKKKMKNSRKKRDSNNADNPVHVTQNTSLQQRNVRGFPPRHAGPPLRHQNSRNQHPLFSHSPTPPRHTNVHPMYLPPPCPYPPPPSHFFPPPNFPLYPPPPPSFFNPSFSYPLWPHNSVPFSDLPPPPPPPPQ, from the exons ATGCTGACCAAC ATGGATGGACATGTCCCCGAGGAGGATGGACAGACTGTACCAGcgcaaaaggaggaggaagagatggatgtTACCGTGACATCGCAGCTAGAGAATCTCATCGTAACACTCGTTGACACGGAGGCATCGCCAAGTACAGAAACCCCTCCAGAGGGAAAAGCAGATGTGCATCCAGACTCGACAGCGGTGGCGCTTTCTTCAGACGGTGTGTGTGAGACGCAGGactgtgaggaagaggacag TGACAgctcttcgtcttcttcttcctcatcttcttcatcctcctcttctccccctgcCCGCGTATTTGAGGATGATGACGACGAGGGTTTCAGCCAACCAGCCCCCATCAaaaccagagatgaagtcctGCTCGAG gaGCTGCCAGCAGTGGAGGAGTTGTCTGTGTCGTTACCAGAAGATGCACAACTGCAACCTATCGGAACGGTCTCCAGTATTATACAGCAGCTTG TTGTGATCCAGTCTCTGAAAGACACACCCCCTCTGACGGATGACAGCATCATCTTTACATCTGATAGGCTGGCTCTTGGCAAG gtgtTTGAGGTATTTGGTCCAGTGTCCAGTCCGCTTTATATTTTGCGTTTTAACTCTGTAGACCAGATAAGCAGCAAGGGGCTGACGGAGGGACAGACGGTTTATTACACACCGGACATCAAAGAGTACACAAGTTACATCCTCACACAACAGCTCAAAGT TTTTAGGGGATCTGATGCATCCTGGAAGAACGACCAAGAACCGCCAATGGAG GCTTTAGATTACAGTGATGATGAGAAGGAACATGACGctaagaagaaaatgaaaaactcTAGGAAGAAGAGGGACAGTAACAATGCAG aTAATCCTGTCCACGTTACCCAGAACACCTCACTGCAGCAGCGTAATGTGAGGGGTTTCCCACCAAGACACGCAGGACCTCCGCTCAGGCACCAGAACTCGAGGAATCAACACCCACTGTTCAGCCATAGCCCCACTCCACCCAGACACACTAATGTCCATCCAATgtacctcccccctccctgcccTTACCCTCCTCCACCGTCCCACTTTTTCCCCCCACCCAACTTCCCtctgtatccccccccccctccctcatttTTCAACCCGTCTTTCTCCTATCCTCTCTGGCCACATAACTCTGTCCCCTTCTCtgacctccctcctccaccccctccccctcctcagtga